The Streptomyces seoulensis genome contains a region encoding:
- a CDS encoding YbaK/EbsC family protein has translation MHERVRRVSTALREHGSAAKVVELPAPAPTAADAAAQLGCTVGAVANSLVFSVDDTPLLVLTSGAHRVDTRLLARLTGVGRGRIRRADPAFVLEVTGQEVGGVAPVGHPRPVRTLVDVALEEHGQVWAGAGMPHTVFPTTFAELVRMTGGEPAVVAAD, from the coding sequence ATGCACGAGCGAGTACGACGGGTCAGCACCGCCCTGCGGGAGCACGGCAGTGCCGCGAAGGTGGTCGAACTGCCCGCCCCGGCCCCCACCGCGGCCGACGCGGCCGCCCAACTCGGCTGCACCGTGGGAGCGGTCGCCAACAGCCTGGTCTTCTCCGTGGACGACACGCCCCTGCTCGTCCTGACCAGCGGTGCCCACCGGGTCGACACCCGGCTGCTGGCCCGCCTGACCGGGGTCGGGCGCGGCAGGATCCGGCGCGCCGACCCCGCGTTCGTCCTGGAGGTGACCGGCCAGGAGGTCGGCGGCGTGGCACCCGTGGGCCATCCCCGGCCGGTGCGCACGCTGGTCGACGTCGCGCTGGAGGAGCACGGGCAGGTCTGGGCGGGCGCGGGCATGCCGCACACCGTCTTCCCCACCACCTTCGCGGAGCTGGTGCGCATGACGGGCGGCGAGCCCGCCGTGGTGGCCGCGGACTAG
- a CDS encoding DUF202 domain-containing protein has product MTAPAGDPGLQPQRTRLAWRRTTLSGTVTAVLAIRAAVRAASPLTGAVLVLLCCLCWLAFLALAHLRIRTLAASAVPAALSPRLAWAATGCAVALAVCAAVLVA; this is encoded by the coding sequence ATGACCGCTCCGGCCGGGGACCCGGGGCTCCAGCCGCAGCGCACCCGGCTGGCGTGGCGGCGCACGACGCTGTCAGGCACGGTGACCGCGGTACTGGCGATACGGGCCGCGGTCCGGGCGGCCAGTCCGCTGACCGGGGCGGTGCTGGTCCTGCTGTGCTGCCTGTGCTGGCTGGCCTTCCTCGCGCTGGCCCATCTGCGCATCCGGACCCTGGCGGCGAGCGCGGTGCCCGCCGCGCTGTCCCCGCGCCTGGCGTGGGCGGCGACGGGGTGCGCGGTGGCACTGGCGGTGTGCGCGGCGGTACTGGTGGCCTAG
- a CDS encoding YidH family protein: MSEFVRNARLWFAPERVRDEGTTPDYRFSLANERTFLAWLRTALALIGGGFAVDQFLPHLRWAWRVGLALALLGGGVLCALRAVHHWVRCEQAMRRGEDLPVSRFPAVLSLLVAVVAVAMVVVVLAGWAG; encoded by the coding sequence GTGAGCGAATTCGTGCGGAACGCCCGGCTCTGGTTCGCGCCCGAGCGGGTGCGGGACGAGGGCACCACCCCGGACTACCGGTTCTCGCTGGCCAACGAGCGGACCTTCCTGGCCTGGCTGCGGACCGCGCTGGCGCTGATCGGCGGCGGGTTCGCGGTCGACCAGTTCCTGCCGCACCTGCGCTGGGCGTGGCGGGTGGGGCTGGCGCTGGCGCTGCTGGGCGGCGGGGTGCTGTGCGCGCTGCGGGCGGTGCACCACTGGGTGCGCTGCGAGCAGGCGATGCGGCGGGGCGAGGATCTGCCGGTGTCCCGGTTCCCGGCCGTGTTGAGTCTGCTGGTGGCGGTGGTGGCCGTGGCGATGGTCGTGGTGGTGCTGGCCGGATGGGCGGGATGA
- a CDS encoding NUDIX domain-containing protein: MNPADEILDIVDEHDRVVTQAARGEAYARGLRHRCVFIQVRDAAGRLFVHRRTATKLVFPALYDPFVGGVVGAGESYDEAALREAEEELGVSGLPEPSFLFKFLYEDGTGLSWWSAVYEVRCELPVRPQVEEVQWHAFLTDEEVAARLGEWEWVPDGLAAHERLRVFRAAG; the protein is encoded by the coding sequence ATGAATCCCGCCGACGAGATCCTCGACATCGTGGACGAGCACGACCGTGTCGTCACCCAGGCAGCGCGCGGGGAGGCGTACGCCCGGGGGCTGCGTCACCGCTGCGTCTTCATCCAGGTCCGCGATGCCGCGGGCCGTCTCTTCGTGCACCGGCGCACCGCGACCAAGCTGGTCTTCCCCGCGCTGTACGACCCCTTCGTCGGGGGCGTGGTGGGGGCGGGCGAGTCCTACGACGAGGCGGCGCTGCGCGAGGCGGAGGAGGAGCTGGGGGTGAGCGGGCTGCCGGAGCCGTCGTTCCTCTTCAAGTTCCTCTACGAGGACGGGACGGGGCTCAGTTGGTGGTCGGCGGTGTACGAGGTGCGCTGCGAGCTGCCGGTACGGCCGCAGGTGGAGGAGGTGCAGTGGCACGCCTTCCTCACCGACGAGGAGGTCGCGGCGCGGCTCGGCGAGTGGGAGTGGGTGCCGGACGGGCTGGCCGCGCACGAGCGGCTGAGGGTGTTCCGGGCGGCCGGGTGA
- a CDS encoding DMT family transporter: MSVLVLLLAVGAAACLGFGFVLQQNVARDAPPSDFLSFRLLLDLMRVPRWLGGTALMVAGMALGAVALGNGEISLVEPLLATNLLFALALSRRQSGQSVGRQGWTGLVLLAGGVSTFILAGRPRGGTAVTDPVRHWLILGVMVGVALALAGWAKRSRRTWSPVLLATAAGLLYGVQDALTRVSSIRFREGGVTELFTGGHPYAVLALGVTGLLLVQSAFETAPLRMSLPALTAAQPLAGILCGVGFLGDRLHTDTGALAWEAAGLAAVVAGIVLLGLHPAMPCGAAEERPVRDLQRN; the protein is encoded by the coding sequence GTGTCCGTTCTGGTTCTCCTCCTCGCCGTCGGTGCGGCGGCGTGCCTGGGGTTCGGGTTCGTGCTCCAGCAGAACGTGGCGCGCGACGCGCCGCCGAGCGACTTCCTGTCCTTCCGGCTGCTGCTGGACCTGATGCGGGTGCCGCGCTGGCTGGGCGGTACGGCGCTGATGGTGGCGGGCATGGCGCTGGGCGCGGTGGCGCTCGGCAACGGCGAGATCTCCCTGGTGGAGCCGCTGCTCGCCACCAATCTGCTGTTCGCGCTCGCCCTGTCCCGCCGCCAGAGCGGCCAGTCGGTGGGCCGGCAGGGCTGGACCGGTCTGGTGCTGCTGGCGGGCGGGGTGAGCACGTTCATCCTGGCGGGCCGGCCGCGCGGCGGCACCGCCGTCACCGATCCCGTCCGGCACTGGCTGATCCTCGGCGTGATGGTGGGGGTGGCGCTGGCGCTGGCCGGCTGGGCGAAACGCTCGCGGCGGACCTGGAGCCCGGTGCTGCTGGCGACGGCCGCCGGGCTCCTCTACGGCGTGCAGGACGCGCTGACCCGGGTCAGCAGCATCCGCTTCCGGGAGGGCGGTGTCACGGAGCTGTTCACCGGCGGGCATCCCTACGCGGTGCTGGCGCTCGGGGTGACCGGGCTGCTGCTGGTGCAGAGCGCGTTCGAGACGGCCCCGCTGCGCATGTCGCTGCCCGCGCTGACCGCTGCCCAGCCGCTCGCGGGCATCCTGTGCGGGGTCGGCTTCCTCGGCGACCGGCTGCACACCGACACCGGGGCGCTGGCCTGGGAGGCGGCCGGGCTCGCGGCGGTCGTCGCGGGCATCGTGCTGCTGGGGCTGCACCCGGCGATGCCGTGCGGCGCGGCCGAGGAGCGGCCGGTGCGGGACCTCCAGCGGAACTGA
- a CDS encoding molybdopterin-dependent oxidoreductase: MFDVTPDPDRHTPGPPDAPADPDAHGKPIGRRLFLGTLGLGALGVATAPWLQSGAERTLGALSGQDPTGLSGLLPNGGGFRYYSVAASVPRKGPADYRLTVDGLVDHPRSYTLADLRALPRTRLTRDVQCVTGWRVPQTPFEGVRLSTLLDAAGVRPTARAIRFTCFDGTYTESLTLDQARRPDVLVALRMQGKDIGHDHGGPVRLYVAPMYFYKSAKWLSGITVSDHVRPGYWERLGYDVDAWVGRSNGRTDDPTS, from the coding sequence ATGTTCGACGTGACCCCCGACCCGGACCGGCACACCCCCGGGCCCCCCGACGCCCCGGCCGACCCCGACGCGCACGGCAAGCCCATCGGCCGCCGCCTCTTCCTCGGCACCCTCGGCCTGGGCGCGCTCGGCGTGGCCACCGCACCCTGGCTGCAGAGCGGCGCGGAACGCACCCTCGGGGCGCTCTCCGGCCAGGACCCCACCGGACTGAGCGGCCTGCTCCCCAACGGCGGCGGCTTCCGGTACTACTCCGTCGCCGCCTCCGTCCCGCGCAAGGGCCCCGCCGACTACCGGCTCACCGTCGACGGCCTCGTCGACCACCCGCGCTCCTACACCCTCGCCGACCTGCGCGCCCTGCCCCGCACCCGGCTGACCAGGGACGTCCAGTGCGTCACCGGCTGGCGCGTCCCCCAGACACCCTTCGAGGGCGTACGCCTGAGCACCCTGCTGGACGCGGCCGGGGTACGCCCCACCGCCAGGGCCATCCGCTTCACCTGCTTCGACGGCACCTACACCGAGAGCCTCACCCTCGACCAGGCCCGCCGCCCCGACGTCCTGGTCGCCCTGCGCATGCAGGGCAAGGACATCGGCCACGACCACGGCGGCCCCGTCCGCCTCTACGTGGCACCGATGTACTTCTACAAGTCCGCCAAGTGGCTCTCCGGCATCACGGTCAGCGACCATGTCCGGCCCGGCTACTGGGAGAGACTCGGCTACGACGTCGACGCCTGGGTCGGCCGCTCGAACGGACGGACCGATGACCCTACGAGCTGA
- a CDS encoding cytochrome b/b6 domain-containing protein, with product MTLRADAPAPTRARVHRFTPAERWVHRTGAALMGLCVLTAACLYVPQLAVLVGRRELVVRVHEWAGLALPVPVLLGLVSRAFRADLGVLNRFGPHDRRWLRAALRRDTRHSARPAGKFNAGQKIYTAWIAGAVLVMLGTGLMMWFTHLTPLLWRTSATFVHDWLALTVGVVLAGHIGKALGDPEARRGLRTGTVSREWAEREHPLWRP from the coding sequence ATGACCCTACGAGCTGACGCCCCGGCGCCCACGAGGGCCCGCGTCCACCGCTTCACCCCCGCCGAACGCTGGGTGCACCGCACCGGCGCCGCCCTCATGGGCCTCTGCGTGCTCACGGCCGCCTGCCTCTACGTGCCCCAGCTCGCCGTCCTGGTCGGGCGCCGTGAACTCGTCGTACGCGTCCACGAATGGGCCGGACTCGCGCTGCCGGTGCCCGTGCTGCTGGGCCTGGTCTCGCGGGCGTTCCGCGCCGACCTCGGCGTGCTCAACCGGTTCGGCCCGCACGACCGGCGCTGGCTGCGTGCCGCGCTGCGCCGCGACACCCGCCACTCGGCGCGCCCGGCGGGCAAGTTCAACGCGGGGCAGAAGATCTACACGGCCTGGATCGCCGGAGCCGTCCTGGTGATGCTCGGCACCGGCCTGATGATGTGGTTCACCCACCTCACCCCGCTGCTGTGGCGCACCTCGGCCACCTTCGTGCACGACTGGCTGGCGCTCACCGTCGGCGTGGTCCTCGCGGGACACATCGGCAAGGCCCTCGGCGACCCGGAGGCACGGCGGGGACTGCGGACCGGCACGGTGAGCCGGGAGTGGGCGGAGCGGGAACACCCGCTGTGGCGCCCGTGA
- a CDS encoding SDR family oxidoreductase — protein sequence MTAHPLFDISGRTALVTGSSRGIGLALARGLAEAGCTVVLNGRDGDRLARAAAELPGDLVHTAVFDVTDGPSVAAGIAEVEERVGPLDILVNNAGMQLRAPLLEFTDSDWHRILDTNLTSAFLTGREAARRMTERGHGKIVNVCSLQSEVVRPGIAPYAATKGALKMLTKGMCADWGPRGVQVNGLGPGYIETELTRPLVEDAEFSAWVRGRTPAGRWGRTEDLVGGLLFLVSPAADFVSGQVLYVDGGMTSVL from the coding sequence ATGACGGCTCACCCTCTCTTCGACATCAGCGGCCGTACGGCCCTGGTCACCGGTTCCAGCCGGGGCATCGGTCTCGCCCTGGCCCGTGGTCTCGCCGAGGCGGGCTGCACCGTGGTCCTCAACGGACGTGACGGTGACCGCCTCGCGCGGGCGGCGGCGGAACTGCCGGGCGACCTGGTGCACACGGCGGTGTTCGACGTGACCGACGGCCCCTCGGTGGCCGCCGGGATCGCCGAGGTCGAGGAGCGGGTGGGCCCGCTCGACATTCTGGTGAACAACGCGGGGATGCAATTGCGGGCGCCGCTGCTGGAGTTCACCGACTCCGACTGGCACCGCATCCTCGACACCAATCTGACCAGCGCGTTCCTCACCGGCCGCGAGGCGGCCCGGCGGATGACCGAGCGCGGGCACGGCAAGATCGTGAACGTGTGCTCGCTGCAGAGCGAGGTGGTCCGCCCCGGCATCGCGCCGTACGCGGCGACCAAGGGTGCGCTGAAGATGCTCACCAAGGGCATGTGCGCGGACTGGGGTCCGCGGGGTGTGCAGGTCAACGGGCTGGGGCCCGGTTACATCGAGACCGAGCTGACCCGGCCGCTGGTCGAGGACGCCGAGTTCAGCGCGTGGGTGCGGGGGCGGACCCCGGCCGGGCGCTGGGGGCGTACCGAGGACCTGGTCGGCGGGCTGCTGTTCCTGGTCTCGCCCGCCGCGGACTTCGTCAGCGGTCAGGTGCTGTACGTCGACGGCGGCATGACCAGCGTGCTCTGA